The Marinilongibacter aquaticus genome has a window encoding:
- the glpK gene encoding glycerol kinase GlpK gives MKFIAAIDQGTTSTRCIIFNKKGEMVSVGQKEHRQIFPKPGWVEHDPNEIWKNTMEVIAASRINDNISVREIAACGITNQRETAVVWNKRTGRAYYNAIVWQDTRVGKRVDSLEAEIGSAWFKEKTGLPLATYFSGLKVQWMLEHVEGLREDAENGFALFGNMDTFLVWHLTGGTNGGLHLTDVTNASRTQLMNIHQMKWDKEILDILNIPAAMLPEIRPSSEVYGEIASEVMQGVPLSGILGDQQAALVGQTCYAPGEAKNTYGTGCFMLMNTGQKAIPSEFGLLTTVAYQFGEEPVHYALEGSVAIAGALVQWLRDNLGIIKHSSDIQKLAETVEDNGGTYFVPAFSGLYAPYWNNNARGIIAGLTSFVNKGHIARAVLEATAYQTRAVLEAMEKDSGIEIKSLRVDGGMTVNELLMQFQSDILDVEVIRPKMIETTALGAAYAAGFAVGYWNNFEDLRQNWGIDKKWTAQMEATQRQAYYAGWEKAVARSLDWEE, from the coding sequence ATGAAATTTATAGCAGCCATAGATCAAGGCACCACCAGCACACGATGCATCATTTTCAATAAAAAGGGAGAAATGGTTTCGGTCGGGCAAAAAGAACACCGACAAATTTTTCCCAAACCCGGTTGGGTCGAGCACGATCCCAACGAAATCTGGAAAAACACCATGGAAGTGATTGCCGCTTCGCGTATAAACGACAACATTTCGGTGAGAGAAATTGCGGCTTGTGGAATAACCAACCAAAGGGAAACGGCGGTTGTTTGGAATAAAAGAACGGGCAGAGCCTATTACAATGCCATTGTGTGGCAAGATACCCGCGTGGGCAAACGTGTGGATAGCCTTGAGGCAGAAATCGGTTCGGCATGGTTTAAAGAAAAAACGGGCCTGCCTTTGGCAACCTATTTCTCGGGGCTAAAAGTGCAGTGGATGCTCGAGCATGTGGAAGGGCTTCGTGAAGATGCCGAGAACGGATTCGCTCTCTTTGGAAATATGGACACATTTCTGGTTTGGCACCTTACGGGAGGGACAAATGGAGGGCTGCATCTCACAGATGTGACCAATGCTTCACGCACCCAGTTGATGAACATTCATCAAATGAAATGGGACAAAGAGATTCTGGATATACTGAATATCCCAGCGGCGATGTTGCCGGAAATTCGACCCAGCAGTGAAGTCTATGGCGAGATTGCTTCAGAAGTAATGCAAGGTGTACCCTTGTCGGGTATTTTGGGAGATCAGCAAGCGGCTTTGGTGGGTCAAACGTGCTATGCTCCAGGCGAAGCCAAAAACACATACGGTACCGGTTGCTTTATGTTAATGAACACAGGGCAAAAGGCCATTCCCTCGGAGTTTGGGCTGTTGACCACCGTAGCCTATCAGTTTGGCGAAGAGCCTGTACATTATGCATTGGAAGGCTCTGTGGCTATTGCTGGGGCTTTGGTGCAATGGCTTCGAGACAATTTGGGGATCATTAAGCACAGCAGCGATATTCAGAAATTGGCCGAAACGGTAGAAGACAATGGCGGAACATATTTTGTGCCCGCATTTTCGGGCTTATACGCTCCGTATTGGAACAACAATGCCCGCGGGATAATCGCAGGGCTCACCAGTTTTGTGAACAAGGGACATATTGCTCGTGCGGTGTTGGAGGCTACGGCCTATCAAACGCGTGCGGTGCTCGAAGCCATGGAAAAGGACAGCGGTATAGAAATCAAATCTTTGCGTGTAGATGGCGGGATGACCGTAAACGAATTGCTCATGCAGTTTCAATCTGATATACTCGATGTAGAGGTGATCCGGCCCAAAATGATTGAGACAACAGCCTTGGGTGCGGCCTACGCGGCGGGTTTTGCAGTGGGCTATTGGAACAATTTCGAAGATTTGCGGCAAAATTGGGGCATTGATAAAAAATGGACGGCTCAAATGGAAGCCACCCAGAGGCAGGCCTACTATGCAGGTTGGGAAAAGGCGGTGGCCCGCAGCTTGGATTGGGAAGAATAG
- a CDS encoding PA0069 family radical SAM protein, whose amino-acid sequence MDNRIKGRGAQINSSNRFLAQQVDYDPDFAFGDEENFRSAKTKFLEEHPKKIVNEVKSPDLPMGKSVNPYQGCEHGCVYCYARNTHEYFGYSAGLDFEQKIIVKKNAAQLLEKEMNKKTWQPTTILFSGNTDCYQPAEKKFALTRKMLAVCLKYRNPAAIITKNALVLRDLDILTQLAKLRLIKVVVSITTLNEELRRHLEPRAVSAFKRLDLVKKLHENGVPAFVNIAPVIPGLNDHEIPEIVKLSAEYGALSANYSVVRLNGSVGQIFEDWIRQSYPNKAEKVLHQIKEMHGGNLNDSQFGRRMRGEGAFSDHIKQLHRIAVQNHFKDIEVPEYDFTLFRRNGQLNLF is encoded by the coding sequence ATGGATAACAGAATCAAAGGAAGAGGGGCCCAAATCAACAGTTCCAATCGTTTTTTGGCACAGCAGGTCGATTACGATCCCGATTTTGCCTTTGGTGATGAAGAAAATTTTCGCTCGGCAAAAACCAAATTCCTGGAAGAGCATCCCAAGAAAATCGTAAACGAAGTGAAAAGTCCGGATCTGCCCATGGGCAAATCGGTAAACCCATATCAAGGTTGCGAGCACGGCTGCGTATACTGCTACGCCCGAAACACGCATGAATATTTTGGATATTCGGCCGGGTTGGATTTTGAACAAAAAATCATTGTAAAGAAAAATGCCGCCCAGCTGCTCGAAAAAGAAATGAACAAAAAGACATGGCAACCGACGACCATTCTTTTTTCGGGCAACACCGATTGTTACCAACCCGCCGAAAAGAAATTTGCCCTTACAAGAAAAATGCTGGCCGTCTGCCTGAAATACCGAAACCCCGCCGCCATCATCACAAAAAATGCCCTCGTACTCCGCGATCTCGACATTCTTACCCAATTGGCCAAACTCAGGCTTATCAAAGTGGTGGTTTCCATTACCACCCTGAACGAAGAACTGCGGAGGCATTTGGAACCCCGAGCGGTCTCGGCTTTCAAACGGCTGGATTTAGTGAAGAAATTGCACGAAAACGGTGTCCCCGCCTTTGTCAACATTGCTCCTGTGATTCCCGGATTGAACGACCACGAGATTCCCGAAATCGTAAAACTTTCGGCCGAATACGGTGCACTTTCGGCCAACTATTCCGTGGTGCGTTTGAATGGAAGCGTAGGACAAATTTTTGAAGATTGGATACGCCAAAGCTATCCGAACAAGGCAGAAAAGGTATTACATCAGATAAAAGAAATGCATGGCGGCAACCTGAATGACAGCCAATTTGGAAGACGTATGCGGGGCGAAGGAGCCTTTTCAGACCACATCAAACAACTACACCGCATTGCCGTACAAAATCATTTCAAAGATATTGAGGTGCCCGAGTATGATTTCACGCTTTTCCGTAGAAACGGGCAGCTCAATTTGTTTTAA